From Patulibacter sp. SYSU D01012:
CCGTGGCCCCCGACCGGAGATCGTGTTCGCGTCGGAGCGCATCCACGGTGAATCGTAGCTCAGGGTCTCCCCAGGCCCGCCAGCGTTCGGCGCCCTCGAGCCGCGCGAGCCCGGCGAGGTGCGCGGCGTCGCTCGGCGGATCGAGCGCGACGAGGTGCGCGGTGCCGTCGAGCGACTGCGGCGAGCGGGCGACGCTCCACCAGTCCGTGAGCGCGAAGCCGCCGGTCGTGCGCGAGAGCGCGGCGGCGCGGCGCGCGGCGTCGGTGACGACGACGGTGACGGGATCGCCGCTCGCGACCAGCCGGGCGATCGCCGCCGCCGCGCCGCACGTGGAGCGGTCGACGAAGGCGGCCGGGTCGAACGGCAGGTCCTCCGCGCAGGGGAACACCTCGGCGGCCTCGAGCACGGCGAGGGCGGCGTCCGCCGGATCGCCGTCCAGGCGGTCGATCGGCGCGGGCTGCGGCAGCGCCAGCTCGCGGACGCGCAGGCGCGGCGTGACGGTGCCGCGGAACGCGTGCCGCTCCAGGACGTACGTGCCGACCACCGGCAGGTCCGGCTCGCCCGCCGGCGCGCAGGGCACATCGGTGCGGCCGAAGCCGACCGCGGCCACGCGCACGGCCCCGGACCGCAGCGTGAACGCGATGTGCGTGCCCTGGGCCCCGAGCGGCCGCACGCCCTCCGCGCGGCCGTGCGGCACGAGCAGCACCGGCTCGGGGTTGCCCTCGCCGAACGGGCCCAGCGCCGCGAGCTCCTGCGCGAGCCCCATGCCGAGCTGCTCGCCGCCGACGACGGCGTCGACCCGCTCCACGGGACGGAGCGCCTCCTCGTCCAGGTGCTCGGCGGCGTACGCCTCGAGCGCCGCGCGGAACGCGGGCAGGCGCTCGGGGTCCAGCGCGAGCCCGGCGGCGGCGCGATGGCCGCCGTGGCGCAGCAGCAGCCCCGCGCACGCGTCGAGCCCGGCGAGCAGGTCGAAGCCGGGGACGGAGCGCGCGGACCCGGTCAGCTCCTCCCCCTTGCGGCCCAGCAGCACGGCGGGCCGGCCGGTGCGCTCGACGATCCGCGACGCCACGATGCCGACGACGCCCGGGTGCCAGTCGTCGCCGGCGAGCACGTACGCCGGGCGCTCCCCCTGGGCCCGGACCTGCGCCTCGGCGTCGTCGAGGATGCGCCGCTCGACCTCGCGCCGGTCCAGGTTGGCGCGGTCCAGCCGGTCCGCGAGCCGCCGCGCCTCGTCCGGGTCGCCGCTGAGGAAGAGCGACACGCCGACGTCCGCGTGACCGATCCGCCCGGCGGCGTTCACGCGCGGGGCCAGGCGGAAGGCGACCGCGGTGGCGTCGACGTCCTCGGGGGGCGTCGCGGCCACGTCGAGCAGTGCGCGCAGGCCGGGGCGCCGCGAGTCGGCGATCGCGCGCAGGCCCTGGCGGACGATCCAGCGGTTCTCGCCGGTCAGCGGCACGACGTCGGCGACCGTCGCGAGCGCCACGACGTCGAGGTCGACGTCCGCCCCCGCCGGGTCGTGGCCGGCGGCGCGCAGCACGGCCCCGGACAGCCGCCAGGCGACGGCGGCGCCGCACAGCTGCGGGCACGGGTAGCGGCCGTCGCCCGGGTGGACGATCGGCGCGTCGGGCAGGACGCCGTCCGCGCGCGGCCGGTGGTGGTCGGTGATGACGAGGTCCAGACCCAGCTCGCGCGCCAGCGCGGCCTCGTCGACGGACGTGATGCCGCAGTCCACGGTGATGACGAGCCCCGCGCCCTCCGCGGCCAGGCGGCGGACCGTGTGCGCGCCCAGGCCGTAGCCGTCGTCGACGCGGTGCGGCAGGAACCAGGAGACGTCGCCGCCGACCTGGCGCAGGCCGCGGACGAGGGTCGCGGTCGCGCAGACCCCGTCGCAGTCGTAGTCCCCGTGGACGACGATCCGCGACCCGCGGCGCACGTGGCCCATCACGACCTCCGCCGCCTCGGCGAGGCCGGCGAAGGCGTCGAGCGGGTGGTGCTCGTCGGCGGCGAGGAAGCGGCGCGCCGCGGCGGGCTCGTCGTACCCGCGCCGGACGAGCACCTCGGCGACGACCTCGCCGACGCCGAGCTCGTCGCGCAGCGCGGCGACCGCGGCCGCCGGCGCCGGGGGGATGTCGAAGCGCACCGTCACCCCCTCCAGGCTAGGGCCCGGCGCGGACGGGAGCGTCGTCCGCCCGCGCGGTCGGCCTAGGCCTGGGCCTGCTCCGCCGCGCTCTCGCGGCGCGCGCCGACGACCCACAGGATCGCGAGCGCCACGAGGGTGCCGGGGACGCCGAGCAGCACGGTGACGACGTCCGTGCCGTCGCGCGAGGGCAGGTCGAAGCCGGACAGGATCAGGCCGCCGACGACGCCGCCGACGATCGCGGTGACGAAGGCCCCGACGATGCCGCCGAGGAAGCGGTCGGGGACGAAGACGGTGAAGTGCCAGATCGCGAGCGCGATGAGCACCCAGACGAGGATCGCCATGGTTCTAGACCTCCGTGGTGCCGCCGGGGGCGGTCGTCGTGGTGCGGGCGCTCATCGCTTCTTCCCGCGGTTGGCGCGGCGCTGGGCGCGGTTGAGGCCCTCGTCCTGGAACCCGACCTCCTCGGGCGACAGATCCGCCGCCCGCTGGACGGGCGTGCCGGGCTGAGGGCCGGCCGGCGTGCCGCCCCCGCCCCCGCCGGACTCGATGCCCAGCTCCTGCACCATCTCCTGGAACTCGCGCTCGCTGACGGGCTGACCCGCGACGTCGGGCTCGGTGACGCGGCGGGCGGGACCCTTGGCGCGCTCGGGCTCGACCTCCTTCGTCCCCTTCTCGGGGTAGGCGGGGACCGTGCCGCCGTTCGCCGCCTGCAGGCGCCGGCGGCGGGCGGCGAAGATCGGCGCGCGCTCCATCCACTCCGTCAGGACCGGTGCGGCGATGAACACCGAGGAGTAGGCGCCCGAGATCGTGCCGATGAGCATCGCGAGGGCGAAGTCCTTCAGCGTCTCGCCGCCGAACAGCAGCAGCGCCAGCGTCGGCAGGCCCGTCGAGAACGAGGTCACGAGCGAGCGGCCGAGGACCTCGCTCATCGAGCGGTTGACGATCTGCGAGAACGCCGCGGACGGGAGCCGCTTGAGGTTCTCGCGCACGCGGTCGAACACGATGATCGTGTCGTACAGCGAGTAGCCGATGATGGTCAGCAGCGCCGCGACGGTGGAGGCGGTGACCTCGGCGCCGGTCAGCGCGTAGATGCCGGCGGTGATCAGCAGGTCGTGCACGACCGCGATCAGGATCGGGATCGTGTAGCGCAGGCCGAAGCGGAACCAGATCACGAAGGCGATCAGGACGAACGAGCCGATGATCGCGATGACGGCGGACTTCGCGACCGTCTCGCCGAACGTCGGCCCGACGGTGTTCGTGTTCAGGTTGGCCGGGTCGACGCCGATCTCGCGCTGCAGCGCGAGCGCGACCTGCCGCTCCTTCTGGGTCGAGAGCGTCTCCGTCTCGATCTGGAAGGTCGTGCCGCTCGTCGCGCCCGTCTGGCGGTTGTCGACGGACTGGATCTGGGCGTCGCCCTCGCCGACCGACGTCAGCGCCTCGCGGACCTGCTCGACCGTCGTGCCCTGCTTGGCCGTGGCCGTGATCTGCGAGCCGGACTCGAAGTCGATGCCGAAGTTCAGGCCCTTGCCGCCGATCGCGAACGCGCCGATCGCGAGGATCACGCCGGACGCCGCGAAGAACCAGCGGGACGCGCCGACGAAGTCGAAGCGGTGCCAGATCGGCTTGCGGCTGCGCGCGCCGAGCGCCGCCGGGTGCGAGATCAGCGGCGAGCGCGAGGACAGGCCCAGGATCGCCTGGGTCAGCAGCACCGCCGTGAACATCGAGATCAGGACGCCGACGCCGAGGTTGAGCGCGAAGCCCTTCACGCCGGCGGTGGCGACGAGGAAGAGGATGAACGCGACGAGGAACGTGATCGCGTTGCCGTCGATGATCGCCGACAGGCCCTTGCGGTAGCCGTCCTTGATCGCGCGCTGCACGGACCGCCCCGCTTGGAGCTCGTCCTTCACGCGCTCGAAGATGACGATGTTCGCGTCGGCCGCGACGGCGATCGTCAGGATCAGGCCCGCGATGCCCGGCAGCGTCAGGACGATCGGGATGAGCTTGACGATCGCGAGGAAGAAGACCGTGTAGACGCCCAGGCCGACGACGGCGATCAGGCCCAGCACGCGATAGAAGGCGAGCAGGAAGACGGCGACGATGCCGAAGCCGATGATGCCGGCCTTCAGGCCCTGGTCGAGCGCCTCGGCGCCCAGCGTCGCGGACACCTGCTGCTGCGAGATGATGTCGAGCTTCAGCGGGAGCGAGCCGGACTTGAGCAGGTCGGCGAGCTGCTTGGCCTGCTGGAAGGTGAAGCCGCCCGAGATCTCGGAGCCGTTGCCGCCCGAGATGCCCTCGGGGTACTCCTGGAAGTTGATCGTCGGCGACGAGATGACCTGGTCGTCCAGGACGATCGCGAAGTGGTTGGAGCAGCGCCGCGCCCGTTCGCCCTGCGTCTCGCCCGCCGCCGGGATGCAGTTCTCGGCGCCGCGCTGGGCGATCGTGCGGGTGACGTCCTTCCAGACGTCCTTGCCGCGCGAGGTGAAGTCGAAGACGACGTTGGGCTGGTTCGCCTGGCCGGGCTGCGAGGAGACGCTCTGCGCCGGGTTCTTCACGTCGTCGCCGGTGAGCGCCGGACGGTCGCGCAGGACGAACCACTTGTCGCCGGCCGGGATCGTCTCGCCGGACGCGTTGACGTCGTTCGGGGCCTGGACGACGCGGTAGCCCTCCGGGACCTTCACGAAGCGCTTGCCGGCGAGCGGCCGCTTCGTCTTCGGGTCGAGGAACTTCGCGAGGGTGCGGTCGTCCTGCAGGTCCTTGATCGACGACTCCGGGCCGTCGGTGTTGAGGACCTTCTTCGCCTTGTCGTCGACGAGGTAGTACTGGTCGCCGAGGACCGGGGCCGGCTTGCCGCCGGCCTGCCGCTGGAGCTTGGAGGCGCGCTCGACCGCGTCGTACTCCGACAGCGCGGCGGGGCTCGTCTTGTCGGCGGCGAACTGCCCGCCCGTGACGTTCTGGTCGGCCGGGTCGATGCGGCCGCCGGGGCCGACGACGTTCGCCTCCCAGTCGTAGAAGGCCATCTGGGCGGTGGTACCGACGCGCTCCCGGGCCTCCTCGGGGTTGGTGATCGACGGCAGCGAGACGACGATCTGGTTGTCGCCCGAGCGCTGGATCTCGGCCTCGCCCACGCCGTAGCGGTTGACGCGGTCCTGCATGACGTCGATCGTCCGCTGGATCGAGTCGTCCGTCAGCGGCTCGCCCCGCGTCGGGCTGACTTGGTAGACGAGCTGGACGCCGCCCTGGAGGTCCAGGCCCTTCTGCGTCGGCTTCGAGACGAGCACCCACACGGACGCCGCGACCAGCAGGGCGACGAAGAGCAGGATGAAGACGTTGCGGCGGCGGTCGGACATGCGCGACGGCAAGGGTACCCGTCGTCCGGGCGGATCGAGCCGCGCCCCTGCCCGGCCCCCGTCGACGGCGTCGACGAGCGGGCGCCGGCAGGCTTCCGCCGTAAGCCGCGCGTGAGGGCGGGCTCAGGAAGCTTTCAGATTCCCGGGAGCGTCAGGCCGAGGTGCGCGAAGGCCCGCTGGGTGGCGATCCGCCCGCGCGGCGTGCGCTGGATCAGGCCCTGCTGCAGGAGGTAGGGCTCGTAGACGTCCTCGATCGTGTCGGCCTCCTCCCCCACGGCCGCCGCCAGCGTCGACAGGCCCACGGGCCCGCCGCCGAACATGCCGCAGATCGCGCCGAGGATCTCGCGGTCCAGCCGGTCGAGGCCGAGGGCGTCGACGCCCAGCAGGTCAAGCGCCTCGGCCGCCGCCGCGCCGGTGACCGTGCCGCCCGCGCGCACCTCGACGTAGTCGCGGACCCGGCGCAGCAGGCGGTTGGCCACGCGCGGCGTGCCGCGCGAGCGCACGGCGACGAGCCGCGCGCCCTCCTCCTCGACGTGCAGGCCGAGCAGCTCGGCGGAGCGGCGGACGATCGCCGCGAGCTCGTCCAGGCCGTAGGGCTCCAGGCGCTGCTGGAGCCCGAAGCGGTCGCGCAGCGGTCGCGAGAGCAGCCCGGCGCGGGTCGTGGCACCGACGAGGGTGAAGGCCGGCAGGTCGATCGTGACGACGCGGGCGCCGACGCCCTGGCCGATCGTGACCGGCAGCTGCCGGTCCTCCATCGCGGGGTAGAGCGTCTCCTCGAGCGCGCGGGGCAGCCGGTGGAGCTCGTCGACGAAGAAGATGCTGCCCGGCTCGAGCGCCGTCAGGAGCGCGGCGACGTCGGCCTTGCGCTCCAGGGACGGGCCGGCGGTCGGGACGAACGGCGCGCCCATCTCGTCGGCCAGGATGCGGGCGAGCGAGGTCTTCCCCAGGCCGGGCGGGCCGGCGAGCAGGACGTGGTCGAGCGCGTCGCCGCGGCCCTTCGCCGCCTCGACGGCGATCCGCAGCTGCTCGCGCACGTGCGTCTGGCCGACGAAGTCGTCGAACGCGCGCGGCCGGAGCGCCAGGTCCTCGCTGTCCTCCCCGCCCCACGGCTCGGGATCGGGCAGCCGGGCGCCCGCGTCGTGGGCCGGCGGCACGGCCGGGCCCTCGTCGGCGCCCGGGCTGCGGATGCCCTCGCCGAAGGGGCGCCCCAGGCGGCCCTCGTCGCTCACCGGCGCGACCTCCGCAACGCGTCGGCGATGATCGCCGCCGCCGTGTCGCCGTGGGCGACCGCGAGGAGCGCCTCGACCTCGTCGGGCGCCAGGCCCAGGCCGAGCAGGCCGTCGCGCGCTTCGTCGACCGCGGTGACCGCCACGGCGGTGCGGGCGGCGGCGCCCGTCCCGGTCGCCCCGAGCGACGCGTGGCCGGAGAGCTTCTCCTGCAGCTCCGAGACGATGCGCTCCGCCGTCCGCTTGCCGACGCCCGGCACCTGCTGCAGGCGCTTGGCGTCGCCGCGGGCGATGCTCGTCGCGACGTCGTCGGGCGGCCCGGACGAGAGCACGGCGAGCGCGAGCTTCGGCCCGACGGCCTGCACGGACAGCAGCAGGTGGAAGAGGTCGCGCTCGGGCTCGGAGCCGAAGCCGAAGAGCGTCATCGCGTCCTCGCGCACCGACAGGTGGCAGCGCAGCGTGACCTCGTCGCCCGCCGGCGGCAGCGCCGCGAGCGTCGTCCCGGAGCAGAACAGCTGGTAGCCGACCCCGCCGGGCGTGAGGAGGACGACGGAGTCGGCGCGGCGCTCGTGGACCGCGCCGCGCAGGAGCGCGATCACGCGGGCAGCGCCGACCGCAGCGGCGCGTGGTTGGCGTGGCAGATCGCCGCGGCGAGGGCGTCGGCCGCGTGATCGGGCCGGGGCGGCTCCGCGAGCCGCAGGAGGGTCTGGACCATGCGCTGCACCTGGGCCTTGTCGGCGCCGCCGCTCCCGCACACGGCGCCCTTGATCTGCTGCGGGGTGTAGTCCAGGCAGACGACGCCGCGCTGGGCCGCCGCGAGGAGCACGACCCCGCGGGCCTGTCCGACGACGAGCGCGCTCGACGTGTTGCGTCCGAAGTACAGGGACTCCATCGCCAGGGCCTCGGGGCGGAAGTGGTCGAGCAGGTCGCCGACGACGCCGTGGATGTGGCGCAGCCGCGCGGCCAGCTCCTCGCCCGCGGCCGTCGTGATGACGCCGCCGTCGAGGGCCACCATGCCGCCGCGGCGCCGCTGGACGACGCCGAAGCCGGTGTTGGCCAGGCCGGGATCGATGCCGAGGACGGTCACCACGCGCTCATTCTCCGTGGACCGCCGGACGCCTTCCCCGAACGCACGTTCCCGTCGGACGTCGGACGGACGGACGACCCGGGCGAGCGGGGTCGGACGCCGCGGGCGGCGCCCGACGGGGCGGGACGACTCAGCCGAAGACCCGCTCGAGGACCTCGTCCTCGACCTCGAAGTTCGCGTGGACCTCGGAGACGTCGTCGTTGTCGTCGAGCGCGTCCATGAGCTTCGCGAGCTTCGTGGCGCCCTCCTCGTCCAGCGCGGTGCGGACGGTCGGGCGGTACGCGACCTCGGCGCTCTCGTACGCGATCCCGGCCTCGTCGAGCGCGGCGCGGACGGCGGTGAGGGCCGCGGGCTCGGTGATGATCTCGAAGGTGCCCTCGTCCTCCTCGATGTCGTCGGCGCCGGCCTCGATGGCGACCATGAGCGAGTCCTCGTCGTGCTTCTCGCTGTCGACGACGACCACGCCCTTCTTGTCGAAGAGGTAGGCGACGGAGCCGGGCTCGCCCAGGCTGCCCCCGTGCTTGGAGAACATGTGCCGCACCTCGGACCCGGTGCGGTTGCGGTTGTCGGTCAGGGCCTCGACGAGCAGCGCGACGCCGCCGGGGCCGTAGCCCTCGTACATCACCGTCTCGAAGTTCGCGGCGTCCGCACCGGCGCCCGTGCCCTTGTCGATGGCGCGCTGGATGTTGTCCTTCGGCATGGACGCGTCCTTGGCCTTCTGGACGGCCAGCGCGAGGGCGGCGTTGCCGGCGATGTCGCCGCCGCCCTCCTTGGCGGCGACGGTGATGTGGCGCGCGAGCTTCGTGAAGAGCTTGCCGCGCCGGGCGTCGACGATCGCCTTCTTGTGCTTGATCCCTGCCCATTTGCTGTGCCCGGCCATGCGCGCAGGGTATCGAGCCGCCGCCCGCCCCCGGGGGGACGCTCGCGGCCGCCGCGGCCGCTCCCGCGCCCGCCGCGGTCAGACGGCGACGGCGTCGGGGTGCGCGCGGTACCAGGCGAGGGTGCGTCCGATGCCCTCCTCGAGCCCGACGCGCGGCGCCCAGCCCGTCGCCGTCCGGAGCTTCGTCGAGTCGACGTACTGGCGGTCGATCTCGCCCGACGGGACGCCCGCGCCGCGCACGTCGGGCGGCAGGTCGACGCCGGCCACGCGCAGGACCGTGCCGATGACCTCGCGGACGCTGTGGGGGGCGTCGCCGCCGGCGTTGAACGCCTCGCCGCGCGCCACCGGGGCGCCGGGGCGGCCCGCATCGGCGTCGAGCGCGTCGCAGATGGCCAGGTACGCGTCCGCCGCGTCCTCGGCGTAGAGGAAGTCGCGCTCGGGCGAGCCGTCCGAGCGGATCACGGGCGCCCGCCCGCGCAGGACCGCCGCCACCGCCTCGGGCAGCAGCCGCGAGCGGTTGAGGTCGCCGCCGCCGTAGACGTTCGCCAGCCGGGTGACCGCGACGGGCATCCCGTAGGTCGACCAGTAGGACCGGGCGATGAGGTCGGTGCACGCCTTCGAGACGTCGTACGGGAACGTCGGCCGCAGCGGCATGTCCTCGCGGTAGGGCAGCGCGGGCTGGGCGCCGTACGCCTTGTCCGAGGCGGCCACGACGACCCGCTCGACGCCCTGGGCGCGGCACGCCTCCATCAGCATCCAGGTGCCCCGGACGTTCGTCTCGAAGGTGCCCAGCGGCGACCGGTTGGCGACCCCGACGATGGTCTGCGCGGCGAGGTGCAGGACGGTGTCGCACTCGTGCTCGCCGATCGCGCGCTCGAGCAGCCCGGGCGCCGTCAGGTCGCCCTCGACCACGGCGCAGCGGTCCTCGAGCCCGTCGAGCGTCAGCATGGACGCGCGGACGCGGTCACGACGCAGGACGGTGACGGCGGCGCCCCGGTCCAGCAGCGCCCGCACGAGCCACGCCCCCAGCATCCCGTAGGCGCCGGTGACGAACACCGAGCGGCCCCGCATCCCCTCCCCGAAGACGGTCATCGGCGCGGATCCTCCCAGACGCCCGCGGGCGGGGCCGGGCGCCGCGCGGAGCCGTCAGTCCGCGGCGCCGCCGGCCGGCACGGGCGCCCACGGCGCGGCGCCCGCGTCCCACAGCGCGTTGAGGCGCAGCGCGTCCTTGTAGGTGTCCATGCACGCCCAGAAGCCGTCGTGGCGGTGGCTCTGCAGGCGGCCGGCCGCGGCGAGGCGCTCGAACGGCTCGCGCTCCAGGACGCAGTCCGCGTCGAGGACGTCGAAGACGTCGGGCTCCAGGCGCATGAACCCCGCGTTGATCCAGTGCGTCGTGCGCGGCTTCTCGCGGAAGCCCACGATCGCGCCGTCGGGCGCCAGGTCGGCCACGCCGAACGGCAGCTCGGGGCGCACGACGGTGATCGTCGCCGTGCGCCCGCCCGCCGCGTGGGCGGCCTCGAGCGCGTCCAGCCGGACGTCGGCGACGCCGTCGCCGTAGGTCAGGTGGAACGGCTCGCCGTCCAGGCGGTCGCGCAGGCGGTGCACGCGGCCGCCGGTCTCGGTGTCGGGGCCCGTGTCGACGCACGCGACCTCGACCCCGGCCGGCCAGGCGATGCCGGCGACGGCCTCGGCGACGAGGGGCGCGCGGTACCCCGTCGCCAACAGGAAGCGGCGGGCGCCCTGGGCGGCGTACAGCTCGACGACGTGCTGCAGGATCGGCCGGCCGCCGATCGGCGTGAGCGGCTTGGGCAGCTCGCGGCCCGCCCCCAGGCGGGTGCCGCGCCCGCCGCAGAGGACGACGACGGGCCGGTCGGGCGGTGCTCCTGCGCTCCCCACGGCCGGCAGTCTATGCGCGGGGCGCGCCGGCGACGGACCGCCCCGCGTGCGGGCGGCCCCGGCCCCGCGGGGCGCTACATCATGCGCTCGCCGGGCCGCACGAACTGGATCTCGGGGACGCAGCAGGCGGGCGAGGTGCGCAGGAGGAAGCGCACGGACTCGGCGATGTCCGCCGGGGTCATCATCGCGGTGGCGTCGACCTGCTCCTTGACGAAGTCGGTCATCGGCGTGTCGACGAAGCCCGGGCAGAGCGCCGTGCTCTTGATGCCCTCGGCGGAGAGCTCGCGGTGCATGGACTCCGTCCAGTTGACGACGCCGGCCTTCGTCGCGGCGTAGACCGACAGCCACGCCTCGCCGAACTTCGCCGTGATCGACGCCGTGTTGACCACGAGGGCGCCCTTGTGCTCGCGGCCCGCGGCGCGCAGCAGCTCGATGGCCTCGCGGTAGAAGAGCATCGTCGAGCGCAGGTTGACGCCGATCTGCAGGTCGACGTGCTTCGTCTTCAGCTCGCCGACGGGCGCGCCGATGCCGATGCCGGCGTTGTTGACGAGGACGTCGAGGCGGCCGTAGCGCTCGCGGTGCTCGGCGACGACGCGGCGGACCTCGTCCTCCTCCTGGAGGGCGGCGGCGACGTCGAGGACCTCGAACCCCTCGCCGCGCAGCTCCTCCGCCGCGGCGGCGAGCTTCTCGGGCCGGCGGGCCGCGAGCGTGAGGGCGTAGCCCTCCTGCCCGAGGACGCGGGCGATGGCCAGGCCGATGCCGCTGCTGGCTCCGGTGACGATGGCGGCGCGGGTGGTCATGTGGTGCTCTCTCCCTGGTCTGCTGGTTCGGTCGGGTCGGCGGGGGCGGTGAGGACGGCGTGCAGGAGGCGGCCGACGGGCACGTCGAGGCGCTCGAGCTCGCCGGTGCGGCCATCGGCCACGGCGTCGAGGATCAGCTCGGTCATTGCGCCGACGATCGCGGCGGCCGTCGTGGCGTCGAGCGGCCGCAGCTCGGGGTTCTCGCGGCGGACGTCGTCGACGATCTCGCGCAGGGCGTCCGCGGTGGCGCGGTGCATGCGCCGACGGAGGGCGAGCGCCTCGGGGCCCGCGGCCTGGATCTCCATCGTGAACGTGCGCGTGACGGCGGGGGCGTCGACGAGGACCGCCAGGTACGCCCGCAGCGCGGCGCGCAGGCGCTCCGGCCACGGCCCGTCGCCGGCGGCGCCCGCGCGCATCCGGCGCACCAGGCCGCGGTTGCCGCGCCGGTAGGACTCGAGGAAGCACGCGAGCTTGTCGTCGAAGTGCTCGTAGAACGTGCGCTTGGAGACGTGCGCCTCGCGCACGACGTCGGCGATCGTCGTGGCGGCGTAGCCCTTCTCGGCGACGACGGTGCCGATGGCGCGCAGCAGCCGACGGCGCTGGTCGTCCCCGCGGGAGCGGGCGGACGGCGGGGTGTCGGGCGGGGACGCGGGCACGGGGCGAGCGGGGGTGTTCGTGCGAACTGGTACCGCGTGGTACCGTCCGCGTCGACCCCGGCGGTACGCGACGGTACCAGTCGGGGATCCACGACGAGCGTCCCGAGGAGCACCCCGTGTCCGGTCCCACCGCCCCGCCCATCGACGGCATCGGCTTCAGCGTCCCCAGCGAGCTGCGCTGGGTCATCGACGAGGTGCGCGCGTTCGTGCGCGAGGACGCGATCCCGGCCGAGGCCGAGGTCGCCGACCCGAACGACATCGCGGCGTCCTGGCCCGTCGTCGAGCGCCTGCGCGACCGCGCCCGCGAGCGCGGCATCTTCTCGCCCAACCTGCCCGAGGAATGGGGCGGGCTGGGCATCGGCGTCGTCGGCACCGCGCTGATCTCGCAGGAGCTCGGCGTCAGCCCGCTCGCCTCGCTGGGCCTGAACGTCATGGCCCCGGACGAGGGCAACATGCACACGCTGATCCAGGCAGGCACGCCAGAGCAGCAGGAGCGCTGGCTGCGGCCGCTCGCGGAGGGCCGGATCCGCTCGTG
This genomic window contains:
- the recJ gene encoding single-stranded-DNA-specific exonuclease RecJ — protein: MTVRFDIPPAPAAAVAALRDELGVGEVVAEVLVRRGYDEPAAARRFLAADEHHPLDAFAGLAEAAEVVMGHVRRGSRIVVHGDYDCDGVCATATLVRGLRQVGGDVSWFLPHRVDDGYGLGAHTVRRLAAEGAGLVITVDCGITSVDEAALARELGLDLVITDHHRPRADGVLPDAPIVHPGDGRYPCPQLCGAAVAWRLSGAVLRAAGHDPAGADVDLDVVALATVADVVPLTGENRWIVRQGLRAIADSRRPGLRALLDVAATPPEDVDATAVAFRLAPRVNAAGRIGHADVGVSLFLSGDPDEARRLADRLDRANLDRREVERRILDDAEAQVRAQGERPAYVLAGDDWHPGVVGIVASRIVERTGRPAVLLGRKGEELTGSARSVPGFDLLAGLDACAGLLLRHGGHRAAAGLALDPERLPAFRAALEAYAAEHLDEEALRPVERVDAVVGGEQLGMGLAQELAALGPFGEGNPEPVLLVPHGRAEGVRPLGAQGTHIAFTLRSGAVRVAAVGFGRTDVPCAPAGEPDLPVVGTYVLERHAFRGTVTPRLRVRELALPQPAPIDRLDGDPADAALAVLEAAEVFPCAEDLPFDPAAFVDRSTCGAAAAIARLVASGDPVTVVVTDAARRAAALSRTTGGFALTDWWSVARSPQSLDGTAHLVALDPPSDAAHLAGLARLEGAERWRAWGDPELRFTVDALRREHDLRSGATALFRRLRADGPTPVGALAAPDLCGWWLGLLLRVLEDAGAVVVDRAERVAALGDGAVRPLHEGDTHRTWTARCLERHAWLTGTTPSVAQAR
- the secD gene encoding protein translocase subunit SecD → MSDRRRNVFILLFVALLVAASVWVLVSKPTQKGLDLQGGVQLVYQVSPTRGEPLTDDSIQRTIDVMQDRVNRYGVGEAEIQRSGDNQIVVSLPSITNPEEARERVGTTAQMAFYDWEANVVGPGGRIDPADQNVTGGQFAADKTSPAALSEYDAVERASKLQRQAGGKPAPVLGDQYYLVDDKAKKVLNTDGPESSIKDLQDDRTLAKFLDPKTKRPLAGKRFVKVPEGYRVVQAPNDVNASGETIPAGDKWFVLRDRPALTGDDVKNPAQSVSSQPGQANQPNVVFDFTSRGKDVWKDVTRTIAQRGAENCIPAAGETQGERARRCSNHFAIVLDDQVISSPTINFQEYPEGISGGNGSEISGGFTFQQAKQLADLLKSGSLPLKLDIISQQQVSATLGAEALDQGLKAGIIGFGIVAVFLLAFYRVLGLIAVVGLGVYTVFFLAIVKLIPIVLTLPGIAGLILTIAVAADANIVIFERVKDELQAGRSVQRAIKDGYRKGLSAIIDGNAITFLVAFILFLVATAGVKGFALNLGVGVLISMFTAVLLTQAILGLSSRSPLISHPAALGARSRKPIWHRFDFVGASRWFFAASGVILAIGAFAIGGKGLNFGIDFESGSQITATAKQGTTVEQVREALTSVGEGDAQIQSVDNRQTGATSGTTFQIETETLSTQKERQVALALQREIGVDPANLNTNTVGPTFGETVAKSAVIAIIGSFVLIAFVIWFRFGLRYTIPILIAVVHDLLITAGIYALTGAEVTASTVAALLTIIGYSLYDTIIVFDRVRENLKRLPSAAFSQIVNRSMSEVLGRSLVTSFSTGLPTLALLLFGGETLKDFALAMLIGTISGAYSSVFIAAPVLTEWMERAPIFAARRRRLQAANGGTVPAYPEKGTKEVEPERAKGPARRVTEPDVAGQPVSEREFQEMVQELGIESGGGGGGTPAGPQPGTPVQRAADLSPEEVGFQDEGLNRAQRRANRGKKR
- the ruvB gene encoding Holliday junction branch migration DNA helicase RuvB, which codes for MPDPEPWGGEDSEDLALRPRAFDDFVGQTHVREQLRIAVEAAKGRGDALDHVLLAGPPGLGKTSLARILADEMGAPFVPTAGPSLERKADVAALLTALEPGSIFFVDELHRLPRALEETLYPAMEDRQLPVTIGQGVGARVVTIDLPAFTLVGATTRAGLLSRPLRDRFGLQQRLEPYGLDELAAIVRRSAELLGLHVEEEGARLVAVRSRGTPRVANRLLRRVRDYVEVRAGGTVTGAAAAEALDLLGVDALGLDRLDREILGAICGMFGGGPVGLSTLAAAVGEEADTIEDVYEPYLLQQGLIQRTPRGRIATQRAFAHLGLTLPGI
- the ruvA gene encoding Holliday junction branch migration protein RuvA; amino-acid sequence: MIALLRGAVHERRADSVVLLTPGGVGYQLFCSGTTLAALPPAGDEVTLRCHLSVREDAMTLFGFGSEPERDLFHLLLSVQAVGPKLALAVLSSGPPDDVATSIARGDAKRLQQVPGVGKRTAERIVSELQEKLSGHASLGATGTGAAARTAVAVTAVDEARDGLLGLGLAPDEVEALLAVAHGDTAAAIIADALRRSRR
- the ruvC gene encoding crossover junction endodeoxyribonuclease RuvC is translated as MVTVLGIDPGLANTGFGVVQRRRGGMVALDGGVITTAAGEELAARLRHIHGVVGDLLDHFRPEALAMESLYFGRNTSSALVVGQARGVVLLAAAQRGVVCLDYTPQQIKGAVCGSGGADKAQVQRMVQTLLRLAEPPRPDHAADALAAAICHANHAPLRSALPA
- a CDS encoding YebC/PmpR family DNA-binding transcriptional regulator: MAGHSKWAGIKHKKAIVDARRGKLFTKLARHITVAAKEGGGDIAGNAALALAVQKAKDASMPKDNIQRAIDKGTGAGADAANFETVMYEGYGPGGVALLVEALTDNRNRTGSEVRHMFSKHGGSLGEPGSVAYLFDKKGVVVVDSEKHDEDSLMVAIEAGADDIEEDEGTFEIITEPAALTAVRAALDEAGIAYESAEVAYRPTVRTALDEEGATKLAKLMDALDDNDDVSEVHANFEVEDEVLERVFG